CTTCTTGCTTCCATTGGTCTTCGAGAACCTCATGGACTTCAAAAAATAATTGACCATTGAAGAGTTGTACTGCTTTGCGGAGCGCAGTGGTACGAGTATCGTCTTGTTCATTGGGTACCCACGACGTCAACGCCGATGCGTACTGTGTCAGCTTGGCGACTGTTGATGCGTAATCGTCAGTAAGCGATGGAACAAGTGTCGCCGTTTCTCTGGCTTCGGACCTCTCCCAAGACAGAAGCGGGATACGACGGAATCCGACTGTAACCCCGGTTGTTTGGCTGGTAGGGAGGGCAGCGCTGAGAGCCTCGATAGATACGGATACTGGTGGGGTAGTGGTCGTGCTACAGTAGGCAGCAAGACAGCGCAACGCTACAGCAGCCTCAGGGCTATCAAGCGCCTCGAGGATGGATTCAGCAAGAAGATTGCGCGCTTCGATCTTCATGACGTCAACTCGACAACCGTTGCTCCTCCACCCCCTTCAGCACGTGAAGCTTCATTATACGAAGCACAGTAGGGAGAGTTGGCGAGAAATTCACGTACTGCTCGTCGCAACGCCCCTGTTCCCATGCCGTGAACAATGCGCACGGAGTTCTGGTGATTTAACACCGCTCGATCAAGAAACTCTTCCAGTCGTGGTAACGCTTCGTGAACACGTAAGCCCAGAAGATTAAGTTCTGGCATGGCGGCGGGACCAGTATCGACCCTCACTTGCAGTGTCTTTTCCCGTTTTTCGTGCGATTTACGGAGTTGATCTGCTGGTACCTCGAACGTTAAGCCGCCAGAGCGAATACGCGCACGATTGCCGTGCAGGGTGATGAGTTCTCCACGGATCTTACTATCCCGTAACTCGACGATATCACCGATCTCTGGCGGAGTGATGATCGGAGCTGGTGCAGACTGCACCGACTGTTCCTTGGTTGTCACATCCTGTCCGCGTTGATGAAGAAACTGTGCGAGTCTTTGCCGCGCCTCGGGTCGCGCCGCTCTGAGGCTTGCTGTAATCTCTCGTCCTTCGTCACGTATCTGCCGGAGGAGATATTTAGCTTCGGCTGCAGCTTCGTGCCATACGCGTCGGCGTTTGTTTTCGACTTCAGCAAGTAACGTCTGCTGTTGGGTACGAAACGCTTCAGCTTCAGCTCGATCTTTTGCGGCTTGGGCACGATCACGCTCCAGAGTTGAACGTACTTCTTCCAAGTGGACGAGGGCTTGAGAGAACTGTCGTTCCTCTGTGGTTAACGTTGCTTCGGCGGCGACACACACTTCGTCGGGAAGGCCGAGACGTTTCGCCATGGGTAACCCCAAGCTTTGTCCGACGGTATTGTATGATAACTGATAGTGTGGTGTCAGCGTATCAAGATCGAAAGAAACGGCGGCGACCTGATAGTCGCCATCGGCAAGGGCAAACAGTTTTACCGGTGTGAGGTGTGTTGACGCAGCAACATGCACGCCTAATGCTTTGAGGTGTGTGAGAAGCCCACACGCGAGTGCTCCACCTTCGATGGGGTCAGTGCCGCCACCAGGTTCGTCGAAAAGGACCAATGCTGGTGCGGTAATGGCACTCAAGATTTCGGCAACATTCCGTACATGAGCAGAAAAGGTCGATAAGCTTTGCTCCAGTGATTGGGCGTCGCCAATGTCGGCAAAGATCCCGCAAAAAAATGGCAGACGACTTTCTTCCTGCGCTGGGATCAGCATGCCACTTTGCGCCATCAGACTCAGCAACCCTAACGTCTTCAGGGCTGCGGTTTTGCCTCCGGTGTTCGGTCCAGTGATGACAAGACCATGTTTTCCTTGCGGGATCAGCACGTCGATAGGGGTAACCAGCTTCCCAGTAGCGAGCAGCAATGGATGGCGTGCGGTGCGTAACTTCACCTCAGAGCCGCCTAACAGTGGTTTGCTACAGCGATACTT
This portion of the Deltaproteobacteria bacterium genome encodes:
- a CDS encoding DUF309 domain-containing protein produces the protein MKIEARNLLAESILEALDSPEAAVALRCLAAYCSTTTTPPVSVSIEALSAALPTSQTTGVTVGFRRIPLLSWERSEARETATLVPSLTDDYASTVAKLTQYASALTSWVPNEQDDTRTTALRKAVQLFNGQLFFEVHEVLEDQWKQEEGEVRRFLQGLIQIAVAFHHLGNCNFRGAIALLHDGLGKIRPSQPEFLGIELQQFVARLRLCQQELQTLGPEHFQRFSPALIPSLQFVA
- a CDS encoding endonuclease MutS2, producing MRTRDLLALEFDKVLHLLAGCALSAGGQEACLALHPETTPTAVETSSERTWQFFRLLEEHLTIPLREFPDIRSTLQWAAQLGAAVEGPKLLEILEIVTLSRTLSTFFRRHVEERSHLRDLPERLVTFSELEDTLSRCLDERGALKDEASPELRSLRRRLRTLSGEIEQRLHQVLRSSQAKDVVADTYITIRNNRFVIPVRPNFQSRLNGIVQDRSGSGETLFIEPLFAVELNNRLLLARKEMEAEEHRLFLWLTDLVREETPRLESAFSALTEVDVLYANAVFARKYRCSKPLLGGSEVKLRTARHPLLLATGKLVTPIDVLIPQGKHGLVITGPNTGGKTAALKTLGLLSLMAQSGMLIPAQEESRLPFFCGIFADIGDAQSLEQSLSTFSAHVRNVAEILSAITAPALVLFDEPGGGTDPIEGGALACGLLTHLKALGVHVAASTHLTPVKLFALADGDYQVAAVSFDLDTLTPHYQLSYNTVGQSLGLPMAKRLGLPDEVCVAAEATLTTEERQFSQALVHLEEVRSTLERDRAQAAKDRAEAEAFRTQQQTLLAEVENKRRRVWHEAAAEAKYLLRQIRDEGREITASLRAARPEARQRLAQFLHQRGQDVTTKEQSVQSAPAPIITPPEIGDIVELRDSKIRGELITLHGNRARIRSGGLTFEVPADQLRKSHEKREKTLQVRVDTGPAAMPELNLLGLRVHEALPRLEEFLDRAVLNHQNSVRIVHGMGTGALRRAVREFLANSPYCASYNEASRAEGGGGATVVELTS